The following coding sequences lie in one Apium graveolens cultivar Ventura chromosome 3, ASM990537v1, whole genome shotgun sequence genomic window:
- the LOC141714851 gene encoding uncharacterized protein LOC141714851 — MEKLVYALILATRKLRPYFQAHRIEVRTAYPLRHILHNLESSGRMLKWAIELGQFNLEYCPHTAIKGQTLADFILEFDSEVDDKAIVLAEPSSQGNAPAKVREEFPYPWWILHVNGAVNNSGAGAGIILVIPEGHHLMSAIQFKFYVTNNDAEYEALINGLKIALEVGVVNMITRIDSELVVNQVNGGFQARGPRTELYMRCVQHLLRKFGSAKLEGVPREENNNVDVLAKIGSQMDSVTLGQIPLGIQEIPSIP; from the coding sequence ATGGAGAAATTGGTATACGCCCTTATCCTTGCGACACGAAAGCTAAGGCCATATTTCCAAGCTCACCGGATAGAGGTCCGCACCGCTTATCCTCTCAGACATATTCTACATAATCTAGAATCGTCAGGAAGAATGCTAaaatgggcaatagagttgggacAATTTAATTTGGAATATTGCCCTCACACAGCGATCAAGGGACAAACATTGGCTGATTTCATACTTGAGTTTGATTCTGAAGTAGATGATAAAGCTATAGTGTTGGCAGAACCTTCCTCACAGGGAAATGCCCCCGCCAAAGTGAGAGAAGAGTTCCCATACCCTTGGTGGATCTTACATGTTAACGGGGCCGTAAATAACAGCGGAGCGGGAGCTGGGATTATTTTGGTTATCCCCGAAGGACATCATCTGATGAGCGCCATTCAATTCAAGTTTTATGTCACCAAtaatgatgctgagtatgaagcACTAATTAATGGCCTGAAGATAGCTTTGGAAGTGGGGGTTGTAAATATGATCACTCGGATCGACTCAGAGTTAGTAGTAAACCAAGTCAATGGGGGTTTCCAGGCCCGAGGACCCCGAACAGAATTATATATGAGATGTGTGCAGCATTTGCTTAGAAAGTTTGGAAGTGCCAAGTTGGAAGGTGTACCAAGAGAAGAAAATAACAATGTGGATGTCTTGGCAAAGATAGGTTCACAAATGGACAGCGTTACGCTAGGACAAATTCCTTTAGGAATCCAAGAAATTCCAAGTATTCCATAA